In Brucella melitensis bv. 1 str. 16M, a genomic segment contains:
- a CDS encoding DJ-1/PfpI family protein: MSGKKILMLCGDFGEDYETMVPFQTLLTVGHTVHAVCPGKKAGDHIATAIHDFEGHQTYTEKPGHNFTLNATFADVKPENYDALVIPGGRGPEYLRLDEKVIAVVKHFFAANKPVAAVCHGAQLLAAARVLEGRTCSAYPACRPEVELAGGKYADIAIDQAVTDGNLVTSPAWPAHPAWLSQFLAVLGTKITHG, encoded by the coding sequence ATGTCCGGTAAAAAGATACTCATGCTTTGCGGCGATTTTGGCGAAGACTACGAAACCATGGTCCCGTTCCAGACGCTGCTGACGGTAGGCCATACGGTACACGCCGTCTGCCCCGGCAAAAAGGCCGGCGACCATATCGCAACCGCCATTCACGACTTTGAGGGCCATCAGACCTATACCGAGAAGCCGGGACATAATTTTACGTTGAACGCCACATTCGCCGATGTAAAGCCGGAAAACTACGACGCGCTTGTCATTCCCGGCGGCCGCGGCCCCGAATATCTGCGCCTCGATGAGAAGGTCATCGCTGTCGTGAAGCACTTTTTTGCGGCAAACAAACCAGTGGCAGCCGTCTGCCATGGCGCACAATTGCTGGCCGCAGCCCGTGTTCTCGAAGGCCGCACCTGCTCGGCCTATCCCGCCTGCCGGCCCGAAGTGGAGCTTGCCGGCGGCAAATATGCCGACATTGCAATCGATCAGGCCGTGACGGACGGCAATCTCGTCACCTCACCCGCCTGGCCTGCGCATCCTGCCTGGTTATCGCAGTTCCTCGCCGTTCTCGGAACGAAAATAACGCATGGCTGA
- the phoA gene encoding alkaline phosphatase, protein MPRKFTRPLLASAAIIVTFCAPASTVMAQSETAAPLFQRSAKGDLSAAGGARRLDGDITAAFRDQIRKGPARNVILLIGDGMGDSEITVARNYAVGAGNHFKGIDALPVTGQYTHYSLDKESGKPNYVTDSAASGTAWATGVKTYNGAIGVDIHGKPHKTLIELAKEKGLGTGNVSTAELQDATPAVQVAHVTHRKCYDPTSTAEKCKDNALENGGPGSISEQLLNTRPDVTLGGGAKYFEDKARAGTWKGQTLSAQAEARGYQLVRNADALSKVETANQDKPVLGLFSPGNMPVRWKGPQAAHHGNLDREPVKCKVNEKRTADIPTLAQMTEKAIDLLKTNEKGFFLQVEGASIDKQDHAANPCGQIGETVDLDEAVQAALDFARKDGNTLVIVTADHAHASQIIDPDAKAPGLSQALKTEDGAIMGVTYGNSDEADDQGHTGAQLRIAAFGPGAANFTGLTDQTDMFYTIRDALQLQAE, encoded by the coding sequence ATGCCCAGGAAATTCACCCGGCCACTTCTGGCAAGCGCTGCAATTATTGTCACCTTTTGCGCACCCGCAAGCACCGTGATGGCCCAGTCTGAAACTGCGGCTCCACTCTTCCAGCGCAGCGCAAAAGGCGACCTGTCGGCAGCAGGCGGCGCACGCCGCCTTGATGGTGATATTACCGCAGCTTTTCGCGATCAGATCAGGAAGGGGCCTGCCAGAAACGTCATCCTGCTGATCGGAGACGGCATGGGCGATTCCGAGATCACGGTTGCGCGCAATTATGCAGTCGGCGCAGGCAATCATTTCAAGGGCATCGATGCCCTTCCCGTTACCGGCCAGTACACCCATTATTCGCTCGACAAGGAAAGCGGCAAGCCGAATTACGTGACTGATTCTGCCGCCTCCGGCACCGCCTGGGCCACTGGCGTCAAAACCTATAACGGCGCCATCGGCGTCGATATTCATGGCAAACCGCACAAAACGCTCATTGAACTCGCCAAGGAAAAGGGCCTCGGCACCGGCAATGTCAGCACTGCCGAATTGCAGGATGCCACACCCGCCGTGCAGGTTGCCCATGTTACCCATCGCAAGTGCTACGACCCAACCAGCACGGCGGAAAAGTGCAAGGATAATGCGCTTGAAAATGGCGGCCCAGGCTCGATCAGCGAACAGCTTTTGAACACCCGCCCGGACGTGACATTGGGCGGCGGCGCAAAATATTTCGAGGACAAGGCCCGGGCTGGCACATGGAAAGGCCAGACTTTGAGCGCACAGGCCGAAGCACGCGGCTATCAACTGGTTAGAAATGCCGACGCATTGAGCAAGGTCGAGACAGCCAATCAGGACAAACCTGTTCTCGGCCTCTTCTCACCGGGCAACATGCCGGTCCGCTGGAAAGGGCCTCAGGCCGCCCATCACGGCAATCTCGACAGAGAGCCTGTCAAGTGCAAGGTCAATGAGAAGCGCACTGCCGATATTCCGACACTGGCGCAAATGACCGAGAAAGCCATCGACCTGCTGAAAACCAACGAAAAAGGCTTTTTCCTTCAGGTGGAAGGTGCCTCCATCGACAAACAGGACCATGCCGCCAATCCGTGCGGGCAGATCGGCGAAACAGTCGATCTGGATGAAGCCGTGCAGGCCGCACTCGATTTTGCCCGCAAAGACGGCAACACGCTTGTCATCGTAACGGCCGATCACGCCCATGCAAGCCAGATCATTGATCCCGATGCGAAGGCTCCGGGTTTGAGCCAGGCATTGAAAACCGAGGATGGCGCGATCATGGGCGTGACCTATGGCAATTCCGACGAAGCCGACGATCAGGGCCACACAGGCGCGCAATTGCGCATAGCCGCCTTTGGCCCCGGCGCTGCCAATTTTACCGGCCTCACGGATCAGACGGATATGTTCTACACGATCCGCGATGCCTTGCAGTTGCAGGCGGAATAA
- a CDS encoding NADP-dependent isocitrate dehydrogenase gives MAKIKVANPVVELDGDEMTRIIWQFIKDKLIHPYLDIDLKYYDLSVENRDATNDQVTIDAANAIKEYGVGVKCATITPDEARVEEFKLKKMWKSPNGTIRNILGGVIFREPIICKNVPRLVPGWTQPIIVGRHAFGDQYRATDFKFPGKGTLTIKFVGEDGQTIEHEVYQAPSAGVAMAMYNLDESIREFARASFNYGLQRGYPVYLSTKNTILKAYDGRFKDIFQEVFDAEFKSKFEEKKIWYEHRLIDDMVASALKWSGGYVWACKNYDGDVQSDIVAQGFGSLGLMTSVLMTPDGKTVEAEAAHGTVTRHYRQHQKGEETSTNSIASIFAWTRGLAHRAKLDNNADLKKFAETLEKVCVDTVESGFMTKDLALLIGPDQPWLSTTGFLDKIDENLQKAMAA, from the coding sequence ATGGCAAAAATCAAGGTTGCAAACCCGGTCGTCGAGCTCGACGGCGACGAGATGACCCGCATTATCTGGCAGTTCATCAAGGACAAGCTTATCCATCCCTATCTCGACATCGACCTGAAATACTACGATCTTTCGGTCGAGAACCGCGATGCGACCAATGATCAGGTCACGATCGATGCAGCCAATGCCATCAAGGAATATGGCGTGGGCGTAAAATGCGCGACCATCACGCCCGACGAAGCGCGCGTGGAAGAATTCAAGCTGAAGAAAATGTGGAAGTCGCCCAACGGCACCATCCGCAATATCCTCGGCGGCGTGATCTTCCGCGAGCCGATCATCTGCAAGAACGTGCCGCGCCTCGTGCCGGGCTGGACCCAGCCGATCATCGTCGGCCGCCATGCTTTCGGCGACCAGTACCGCGCGACTGACTTCAAGTTCCCCGGCAAGGGCACACTGACGATCAAGTTCGTCGGTGAAGATGGCCAGACCATCGAACATGAAGTCTATCAGGCCCCTTCGGCTGGCGTGGCCATGGCCATGTATAATCTGGACGAATCGATCCGCGAATTCGCACGCGCTTCCTTCAATTACGGCTTGCAGCGCGGCTATCCGGTCTATCTCTCCACGAAGAACACCATCCTCAAGGCCTATGATGGCCGCTTCAAGGACATCTTCCAGGAAGTCTTCGACGCCGAATTCAAGTCGAAGTTTGAAGAAAAGAAGATCTGGTACGAACACCGCCTCATCGACGACATGGTCGCCTCGGCGCTCAAGTGGTCGGGCGGCTATGTCTGGGCCTGTAAGAACTATGATGGCGACGTGCAGTCGGATATCGTCGCGCAGGGCTTCGGCTCGCTCGGCCTGATGACCTCGGTTCTGATGACGCCGGATGGCAAGACGGTGGAAGCGGAAGCCGCCCACGGCACCGTAACCCGCCACTATCGCCAGCATCAGAAGGGCGAGGAAACCTCGACCAACTCCATCGCTTCGATCTTCGCATGGACCCGCGGTCTGGCGCATCGCGCCAAGCTCGACAACAATGCCGATCTGAAGAAGTTCGCCGAAACGCTGGAAAAGGTCTGCGTGGACACCGTTGAAAGCGGCTTCATGACCAAGGATCTGGCGCTCCTCATCGGCCCGGATCAGCCTTGGCTCTCGACCACCGGCTTCCTCGACAAGATCGACGAAAATCTTCAGAAAGCCATGGCTGCCTGA
- a CDS encoding ribbon-helix-helix domain-containing protein, with the protein MCRLFIGADAELWQSVTRSLRIDGAVTSVRLENFFWWTLEDIAARDNLTVSRLLGKLYDESRNEGHDLDNFASFLRVCCGRYLSLQLNGFVPTEKTTPISALDAQTILAREQENYRQQRASWKKSAAGTDAAHRAA; encoded by the coding sequence ATGTGCAGGCTGTTCATTGGCGCAGATGCCGAACTCTGGCAAAGCGTGACGCGCTCGCTGCGCATCGACGGAGCCGTGACCAGCGTAAGGCTTGAAAACTTCTTCTGGTGGACACTGGAAGATATTGCGGCCCGCGACAATCTCACCGTCAGCCGCCTTCTCGGCAAGCTTTATGACGAATCCCGCAATGAGGGCCATGACCTCGATAATTTCGCATCCTTCCTGCGCGTCTGCTGCGGACGCTATCTTTCGCTGCAATTGAACGGATTTGTCCCGACCGAAAAGACGACGCCGATCTCGGCCCTCGATGCGCAAACCATTCTGGCCCGCGAGCAGGAAAACTATCGCCAGCAGCGCGCTTCGTGGAAAAAATCGGCCGCTGGAACGGATGCTGCCCATCGCGCCGCGTAA
- a CDS encoding RNA methyltransferase, whose translation MAGTDKQRPILAEGPAIILVNPQLPENIGMVARAMANFGLAELRLVNPREEFPSEKARAAASKADHVIDNAVVYDDLPSAIADLNFVYATTARERDGFKPVRSAMEAGNALRRRFKTGEKTGILFGRERFGLSNEEVGLADELLTFPVNPAFASLNIAQAVLLMSYEWMKSGLENQTDTVFRGPEMPLAPKEELHGFFNHLEEALDVRGYFRPEARKEIMVNNLRAVLTRAGFASAELKLLRGVVTSLDVFTPKKPRGSGAPEGRARKPVNEDKAE comes from the coding sequence ATGGCAGGAACAGACAAACAGCGCCCCATCCTTGCGGAAGGACCGGCAATCATTCTGGTCAATCCACAATTGCCGGAAAATATCGGCATGGTGGCGCGCGCCATGGCCAATTTCGGCCTGGCGGAACTGCGTCTCGTCAATCCGCGCGAAGAATTTCCAAGCGAAAAGGCAAGGGCAGCGGCCAGTAAGGCCGATCATGTGATCGATAATGCCGTCGTTTACGACGATCTGCCTTCCGCAATTGCCGACCTCAATTTCGTCTATGCAACCACGGCGCGCGAGCGCGACGGCTTCAAGCCGGTGCGCAGCGCCATGGAAGCGGGCAATGCGTTGCGCCGCCGTTTCAAAACCGGCGAGAAAACGGGCATCCTGTTCGGGCGTGAGCGTTTTGGCCTCAGCAATGAGGAAGTGGGCCTTGCGGATGAACTGTTGACTTTCCCGGTCAATCCGGCTTTCGCCTCGCTCAATATTGCGCAGGCCGTTTTGCTCATGTCCTATGAATGGATGAAGTCGGGCTTGGAAAACCAGACGGATACGGTTTTCCGTGGGCCGGAAATGCCGCTGGCGCCAAAGGAAGAGCTGCACGGGTTTTTCAACCATCTGGAAGAAGCACTGGATGTTCGGGGATATTTTCGCCCTGAAGCGCGCAAGGAAATCATGGTCAACAATCTGCGCGCCGTATTGACGCGCGCGGGGTTTGCCTCTGCGGAACTGAAGCTCTTGCGAGGCGTTGTTACCTCGCTCGACGTCTTTACGCCGAAGAAGCCGCGCGGCTCCGGTGCACCGGAAGGACGCGCGCGTAAACCTGTCAATGAGGACAAGGCAGAATGA
- the murI gene encoding glutamate racemase has protein sequence MKKAPAGSFPAKPTIAPERPILVFDSGIGGLTVLREARVVMPDRRFVYIADDAGFPYGNWEEEALKRRIIELFGEFIANYDPEIAVIACNTASTLVLEDLRRAYPSVPFVGTVPAIKPAAERTSSGLVSVLATPGTVKRAYTRDLIQSFASRCHVRLVGADGLAAIAEAHIRGESFDEALVMAQIAPCFIEKDGKRTDIVVLACTHYPFLVNVLRRLAPWPVDWLDPAEAIARRMKSLLPARSDDDEFHSQDDLAFFTSRKPDYAIRRLMQGFGLRF, from the coding sequence ATGAAAAAAGCACCTGCCGGCAGTTTTCCCGCGAAACCGACCATCGCTCCAGAAAGGCCAATTCTGGTCTTCGATAGCGGTATTGGCGGCTTGACGGTCTTGCGCGAGGCACGCGTGGTGATGCCCGACCGGCGGTTCGTCTATATCGCCGACGATGCGGGCTTTCCCTATGGCAACTGGGAGGAAGAAGCCCTGAAGCGCCGGATCATTGAGCTGTTTGGCGAATTCATTGCCAATTATGACCCCGAAATCGCGGTCATTGCCTGTAATACGGCTTCGACGCTGGTGCTGGAGGATTTGCGGCGCGCCTATCCCTCGGTGCCCTTTGTCGGCACGGTGCCAGCCATAAAGCCTGCCGCCGAGCGAACCTCATCGGGGCTTGTTTCAGTACTTGCGACGCCCGGCACGGTGAAGCGCGCCTATACGCGCGACCTGATCCAGTCTTTTGCATCGCGGTGCCATGTGCGTCTGGTGGGGGCCGACGGGCTGGCGGCGATTGCCGAAGCGCATATTCGCGGTGAAAGTTTCGATGAGGCGCTGGTCATGGCGCAGATCGCGCCATGTTTTATCGAAAAGGATGGCAAGCGCACCGATATCGTGGTGCTTGCCTGTACGCATTATCCGTTTCTCGTCAATGTATTGCGCCGTCTGGCTCCATGGCCGGTGGATTGGCTGGACCCGGCGGAAGCCATTGCACGACGCATGAAATCGCTTTTGCCTGCGCGAAGTGACGATGATGAATTTCATTCTCAAGATGACCTGGCATTCTTCACATCCAGGAAACCCGACTATGCCATTCGCCGCCTGATGCAGGGTTTTGGGCTGCGTTTTTAA
- a CDS encoding TAXI family TRAP transporter solute-binding subunit, whose translation MKFGSKIRRLAVAAVAGAIALGASFAVAQAPTFFRIGTGGTAGTYYPIGGLIANAISGAGEKGVPGLVATAVSSNGSVANINAIKSGALESGFTQSDVAYWAYNGTGLYDGKGKVEDLRLLATLYPETIHIVARKDANIKSVADLKGKRVSLDEPGSGTIVDARIVLEAYGLTEDDIKAEHLKPGPAGERLKDGALDAYFFVGGYPTGAISELAISNGISLVPISGPEADKILEKYSFFSKDVVPAGAYKDVAETPTLAVAAQWVTSAKQPDDLIYNITKVLWNEDTRKALDAGHAKGKLIKLDSATSSLGIPLHPGAERFYKEAGVLK comes from the coding sequence ATGAAATTCGGAAGCAAAATCCGTCGCTTGGCTGTTGCAGCGGTGGCGGGCGCGATTGCGTTGGGAGCGAGCTTTGCGGTTGCACAGGCCCCGACATTTTTCCGTATCGGCACTGGCGGCACAGCCGGAACCTATTATCCGATTGGTGGTCTGATCGCGAACGCGATTTCCGGCGCAGGCGAAAAGGGCGTGCCGGGTCTCGTCGCGACGGCCGTTTCGTCGAATGGCTCGGTTGCCAATATCAATGCGATCAAGTCGGGCGCTCTGGAGTCCGGCTTTACGCAGTCAGACGTTGCCTATTGGGCCTATAACGGCACCGGCCTTTATGATGGCAAGGGCAAGGTGGAAGATTTGCGCCTTCTGGCGACGCTTTACCCGGAAACGATCCATATCGTTGCGCGTAAGGATGCAAACATCAAATCGGTCGCAGACCTGAAAGGCAAGCGCGTTTCGCTGGATGAGCCGGGTTCTGGCACCATCGTCGATGCGCGTATCGTTCTTGAAGCCTACGGCCTCACGGAAGACGATATCAAGGCTGAACACCTGAAGCCGGGACCGGCAGGCGAGAGGCTGAAAGATGGTGCGCTGGACGCCTATTTCTTTGTGGGCGGCTATCCGACGGGCGCAATCTCGGAACTGGCCATCTCGAACGGTATTTCGCTCGTTCCGATCTCCGGGCCGGAAGCGGACAAGATTCTGGAGAAATATTCCTTCTTCTCGAAGGATGTGGTTCCTGCCGGAGCCTATAAGGACGTGGCGGAAACACCGACCCTTGCCGTTGCCGCACAGTGGGTGACGAGCGCCAAGCAGCCGGACGACCTCATCTATAACATCACCAAGGTTCTCTGGAACGAGGATACACGCAAGGCACTCGATGCGGGCCATGCGAAGGGCAAGCTCATCAAGCTCGATAGTGCGACGAGCAGCCTCGGTATTCCGCTGCATCCCGGCGCAGAACGCTTTTACAAGGAAGCGGGCGTGCTGAAATAA